TGCTCGACAAATCGCTCGAGAACCTCGGAACGATGGAAGTGATGAACATCAACGACCTCTGCCGGTGTGTTTTCACCCGCCGGGGATCGGTCTGCACGTTCGTCAACTGCATGGGCAACACCTTTGCTATCGGCCCCGACGGGAGCATCTACCCCTGCTACCGCTTTGTCGGGATGCCGGAGTGGGTGATGGCAAACGTGCGGGACAAGCCGACAATGGAGCAGCTGATGCAGTCGGAACCCGGCCGCCGTATGACGGCATTCTCCGGATACGTTGATGTGGCCTGCAGGGACTGTTCGCATATCAAGTACTGCCGGGGCGGGTGCCCGTACAACGCCATCGCTCCCTCGGACGGGAAGCTCGAAGGGGTGGATCCCCACTGTACGGCCTACAAGAGGATCTTCGACGAACTGAACGAGCGGCTGAACGCGGAGATGTTCGATGAGGAGCCGATGCCGGGGATGGGCTTTGGAGCGCCCCGGAAGCCGGCAAAGCCAGGCGTAATGGCCCTGATGCGGGCTATCGTGGAGAAGTGAGAGGGACTGTTTTGGCGTGCAGTAACCCGGTTATCCCTCATCATCGAGGCTGAACATTTCCTCGACCGGGACCTCAAACAGCCGTGCGATCCTGAAGGCAAGTTCTATCGAAGGGTTATACTTGTCCCCCTCGATAGAGTTGATGGTCCGGCGGGTCACCCGGAGGCGCTCTGCCAGCTCCTCCTGCGTCATGTCCCGCATAGCCCGGTATACCTTGATCCTGTTCTTCATCCGGATTATTCCTCATATTTCTTGGTGTAGTAATAAGAAAATGCCGCGTAGAGGCCCACCAGGAATATCACACCGGCTCCCAGTGCAACACCGAAGGCAAGGGGGAACTCCCTGACACGGTGAGAATCTGCCGA
Above is a window of uncultured Methanoregula sp. DNA encoding:
- a CDS encoding helix-turn-helix transcriptional regulator, whose amino-acid sequence is MKNRIKVYRAMRDMTQEELAERLRVTRRTINSIEGDKYNPSIELAFRIARLFEVPVEEMFSLDDEG